The DNA window TAATAAATATACACCCGCTTAGATGATGATATTCCACGAACAGGTTATGTTGTTGGGAAATCTTTATGCTACTGGAATCTTATGCAGTTTATGAAATTGAAACCATGTAATTGGATCCTTGTCAGTTGTCTGTGTCATCCATGTTCATGTCATTGCCATTACCTTGTGGTTCGATACTTTTATGTTTACTCAGCTCTAAGCATTATGTGCAGGTTATTGCCTTATCATGTGGTAGCTGATTACGAGGCGGAGGAAGATGATAGAATCCTTGACTCTGATACAACAGGCCAACTGCCATCTCGCTCTCAGCAGTGGGATCACAATATATCTGTCAAAGTCGCAGAGTTTACAGCAACATTTGAGAAGCAGGCTCTGGCCTTCAACATTATCTCTCGCAAACGGGCTGTTGGGGAGTTCAGGTCTGAGGAGAGAATGATGATAGAGCAAGCTTTGTGCCAAGAGGAGAAACGGGCGTATTTGGAGTTGAAAAATGAGTTGGAATCAAGAGAGAAAGCTGGTCGGGAGGCTCACGAAGCTAAAATGCGAATGGCTGCCTTTGTTCAGGCAGAGCAAGCAAGGGCCGAGTCACAAGCTCACGCTGAAATGATGGCTCGAGGTCCAATAAGGTCAAATTCGCATAGTTCACAGGGCAATGATATTTCAAGTGGTCATAATATGGGTGAGCAGGAACATGGAGTCAATACAGACGAGATGATCAATGGGTGGGGAAACAATTCTCAGAGAGATGAGAAGGAGCCTTCTGAAGATTTTTTGAATGATGAGGAGACCGATAATGGAGAAACAGGCACCCAGGATGGGTGGCGGGAAGTTGGGGAGTTTGATTTAAACTCAAGATAAAAACTCTTGGTTAGTTTTAGTAATGATATGAGGGAGCAATGAAGAATGAATCTGCTTTGACATTGTAACTGTGAAAACCattcttcttttttgttttgtttgagaGATTCATCCactagccaaaaaaaaaaaaaagcatggcTTTGGTCCAACTTTAATAGTTACTTATTTGGACTTAAGGATGATGTAGATTGTATAGTTTTAGCTTCGTAATCACAAAATTACATGGAATTCTATATgttttttttcatcaaaaagttctgatttaaaattaaaattgatgaTGAGTGATGCCTTGCTTCACTATTGGTGAATTGAATTCATGCATAAGAACTTGGAGAAAACTAATTTATACGATATGGCCTACTGCATTTTCCTTCTCTTTAGATTTTCTCTCTATAGTAAAACCTTTGTAAAACCCTAAGTTTTCAATAATTTATCTTTCTTTCTCTATTAAGGTTATTTTATCTTAACAACACATAAAAGTATAAGTTTCATCTGCATTGTCAACTCAATTACAAGTTCATTGAAAATTCATTCTAATTGACTAGTGCTTAGTTTTTCCGAACTAGGGTAATAACTTTCACTCTATTAAAAAACGTTCGTAGACTAACCAATCCATATTACAACAAACTTTTACCTTAAGTAATCGAATCCCTTGATTAGGAATGCAAGATCCCCTTGTTTTGCTCGTTGAAATCTCTCAAAATGAAAATTAGATCTGAAAACCTTTCGGATCTGTAACGTCAAGTCTTAGATGAAATTCCTTCAGCTATCGCAGCTTGACTTCAGAGCTTGCAGTAAAACTTTGAACCACCTTCAATGGAATTTCTCGCAAGAACATAACACCACGAACTCCAAACACAACTTTGGAACATAATTTACCACACAAAAATAATAGCTGTTACATTTTTCTTGGGATTGTGCAAATTCATAACATCCTGTGATACATTATTCTTTTCCAGGACATCTTCATTAAtgcatatgtatataaatattaatatatatgaagTATAAGGGCTAGCATTATAAACCAttattctttcatttgtgtTGGCCATGCAAGTATCAGAATTTAAACCAATTGATATGACTTACAATACACACAAACTATTAATGAAATAAAGTGTATTTGAagtaattaaaaccaattacctgatttttcttttcctcttttTTCAAGCGGAACAAACAAATTTTGAAAGCCAACTCAATTCCAAACATTAACTTGTTTCACTCAAGTTCATGCTCAGCACCCATACAAAGTACAAACAGCTACAACAAATatataacaaaacaaaaacaaaatctaAACTACGTATGTAATGTAATGTTAATGGAAATTATGGAATGGATTCTCGGAAATTTGGAATCTGAAAATCAAGAGATAACAACAAGCAAAGAATGCACAAAATTGGGAGCTTCCTACAAAATGTTAAGGAGCTGTGAATCCAGTCTCTGCTGCAACTCCTTGATCTTCAACGAAAGCTCGGCCTTCTGCTCCTTGTAGCTCTGCAACAAGTAGTCTTTTCCTTCTATTACCTCTTTCAATTCTCCAATTTCCCTCTTCAGCATCTCAATCTTCTCAGCCCCGCCTCTTCCTTTCTCCGCTACCTCGAGATTGCTTTCTCCATCGTGATACCCATTTGCATGACCATTTATGCACTCAGATGACCAACTCGGAACTGTGGAGGACTTGTCATTGGATTGTCCCACACAGTGATCGGCTATGGCTTTCCTAAGTCTCTGAATTTCTCTTTCCGAATCAAACAGTTCCCTGTTTGCAGCATCAATCTGGGACTGCAAATGGGTTGAGTGTGCTAGCTGAGAATTAAATGAAGTCTGTAACTCAACAATCTGATCTTGCATCTCCAATATCATATCATCCCTTCTCTTCAGTTGCTGCCTTAGCTTGTGAATTACTTCCCGCTTGCTATAGACATCAGAGCCGGATTCTGAGACACATGGTGAATCTGAGCAGTTTGAATGGTGGTTAAAGGGCTTTGGAGGCAGCTCAAGTCGATCAGGAGAAGATGACCACATTACACCATTGTCTTTGTTAAACTCGGGACCTGGAACTGTCACCAAAGGCAGAGAACCATCAGGTTCGGTCATCATCTGGTTATCTTGTTGGCATGAAAGGTCCATACCACCTCCTTTACCTGTTCCAAGAGCATTACTGAGGTTTAAGTTAACACCAACAAAAGAAAATACACTTAAACCATAAGAATGCAAAAAGGAAAATTGCCCCGAATCACAGCAACCTCCCAAAACAAAAACACAATGTTCGGATTGGAAAATCATAACACTAAAGAGTGACCCCGACTAAAAGAAGAAgataaaaagcatgaaaaattatCAGATTCCTAAAACCAGCAGCTCATACTACGTCCCTATATTCGTTTGATGATTTTTTTATCTGCTTTCCTGTAAGCTTGCAATTTGTTATTTTGAGCCCAAAATGACTAAGAGCAATAGGCACTTATGAGTGAAAGTAAATGGGGCATCACTAGCAACAAATCCTGAAGCAAATAGGTGTTATAAACATCCCCAAGTTAAATATTCAGAAATATTCTAAGAAGTTTGTTAACATCCTACATATATCCCTATCTAAAAGCCTTTTGATTTTACGCGCGTTCGTatataaattcgaaattagacTTCTCGGTCATTACAAATAATGTTCTTTAAGTATGGATAGTAATTCTGAGTATAGGTCCACTTAGTTATGGTCAACAAAATTATATTGTCTTACAACTTTCGAAAATAAACAACCAACACTATTGATTAACATCATTAGAGAAGGAAGTTTAACACCATTAAATTATGCCAAAAAACTACATTAGCAGATATTAAAACTTAACTTCCAATTCCCTATATGATTGCAGAATATCCAAACACCCAAATATGCAATTGAATTTGAAATAATAACAAACAACCAAATAGTAACGAGAATGAGTGTAAATAAAGGATAAtcagtaaaaataacaaagaaaacaaaacctGATAAGCAATTGAAACAAGTGGCATCATGATCTTCAGTAAAGGTATAGAGATTTGAGTGGGTAGGGCAACGTGAGGAGGAGGAGGATTTCCTTCTTTCAGAAAATTTTGCATTTTTAGGAGCAGGTCTGAAAGTGTTGTTGGGATTGTTGTCAATAGCTTGCTTGAGCTTGTAACCAAGGCGAATTGATAAGGTACTTAACAACGCACCCCCAGCAATGAGTACCCAATTGGGGCCATCTCCCTGAAAAGacctagaagaagaagaagcactTGTTTTGGGTTTCATTTTCGAAAAGGAAAGCTACCCAGCTCAACTATGGGGTTCAAGAACTGACATTGGCAATGGCAATGGCAATGGCAATACACCATACAATACTAATAATTCCATTACAATCTTCTACATATTATCTATACCAAACTGCATATACACACAGACACAGACAAAGAATTTTGAGAATTGATAGAAGAAAAGCAAAAGGGAATAGAAGAGAATTAGGGTTGAAGAAACTGGAAAAAGTTTATTACTTTACCAAAtgaatttgaatatttaatatGGAATGGAAATGGGGTTTTGGTTTTACTTTCtcaaagatgaaaataattcggTTAGAGATTCGTTCCGAAATTGGAGCACCACAAACTAACCCTAACCTCACTCCTCACTCCTCACTCCTCACTCTTcactcttcttctttcttcttctttcttcttctctaaTGGGGCTTTTGGTTTCGTTGCCACCAATACAAATTGCAATACAATATCTAAAATTGAATTGAGTTGGATTTCGTTTctacctttttatttttttattttttttaataaacattgaaattttatcaatgaaaataattatgatttttgcttcttgtcgttaaaaattctctcagTACTATTGAGATAAttggatttaagaattttaagattataattttgtaaatgTGAAAGTTCgaaaaacataatttagtaGATATT is part of the Cannabis sativa cultivar Pink pepper isolate KNU-18-1 chromosome 5, ASM2916894v1, whole genome shotgun sequence genome and encodes:
- the LOC115716903 gene encoding uncharacterized protein LOC115716903, with the protein product MEEAKALAQQQQQHQHQQQQQQQQQQQQHQHQQQQHQQLLYQQQQQQQLQQQQQQFLLLQQQLHKQQAISRFPSNIDAHLRPLTLRPINPNPNPINNNPNPTPNPNPNSTPTPAPNPNPNSNSNQQSQQKTIRPGNQAELQMAYQDAWRVCHPDFKRPFSSLEDACERLLPYHVVADYEAEEDDRILDSDTTGQLPSRSQQWDHNISVKVAEFTATFEKQALAFNIISRKRAVGEFRSEERMMIEQALCQEEKRAYLELKNELESREKAGREAHEAKMRMAAFVQAEQARAESQAHAEMMARGPIRSNSHSSQGNDISSGHNMGEQEHGVNTDEMINGWGNNSQRDEKEPSEDFLNDEETDNGETGTQDGWREVGEFDLNSR
- the LOC115716760 gene encoding uncharacterized protein LOC115716760, which codes for MKPKTSASSSSRSFQGDGPNWVLIAGGALLSTLSIRLGYKLKQAIDNNPNNTFRPAPKNAKFSERRKSSSSSRCPTHSNLYTFTEDHDATCFNCLSGKGGGMDLSCQQDNQMMTEPDGSLPLVTVPGPEFNKDNGVMWSSSPDRLELPPKPFNHHSNCSDSPCVSESGSDVYSKREVIHKLRQQLKRRDDMILEMQDQIVELQTSFNSQLAHSTHLQSQIDAANRELFDSEREIQRLRKAIADHCVGQSNDKSSTVPSWSSECINGHANGYHDGESNLEVAEKGRGGAEKIEMLKREIGELKEVIEGKDYLLQSYKEQKAELSLKIKELQQRLDSQLLNIL